Genomic segment of Candidatus Eisenbacteria bacterium:
CCCCTGCATCCTCCGGAGCCGACCCATGCGCCGCACGGCCGCACTCGCCGCTCTCCTGACCGCGCTCGCGGGCCCCGCCAGCGAGCCGGCGCACGCCGCCCGCGACGAAGCGCCAGTCGCGCGGCCGGCGCGGCCGGCCAGCCCGGACTCGCTCGGGCAGGTCCCCGTGATCCTCCACGGCGAGACGCTCGGCGACCGCTTCGGGGACCCGGTCGTGCGCGCGGGCGACGTGAACGGCGACGGCTTCGACGACCTGCTCATCGGCGCGTGGAACTACAGCGTGGTCGGCGCCGAGGCCGGGCGTGTGTATGTCTACCTGGGCGGGCCGGCCGGCGTGGACTCGACGCCGGACTGGGTGAAGACCTACCCGACCCCGGGCGCCAAGTTCGGAATGTCGCTCGCGTGCGTCGGCGATCTCGACGCCGACGGCTTCGACGATATTCTGGTCGGTGCGGGCCGGGACATGGCGTCGCAGCAGGGGAGCGCGCACCTGTTCCGCGGCGGGCCCTCGGGACCCGACACCACGGCCGCGTGGAGCGCGATCGGCGCGAGCACCTACTCCTGGTTCGGCACCGCGGTCGCCGGCGCGGGCGATTTGAACGACGACGGACACCCCGACATCGCGATCGGCGCGCCGAACGCGCCGGGCGTGCTCCCCCACCCCGGTGCGGTGTTCGTCTACTACGGCACGGGCACGGGGCTCGCGCCGACGCCCACCGTGCTCCAGGGCGACCTGGACGCCGGCTGGTTCGGCTACAGCGTCGCGGGCGCCGGCGACGTGAACGGCGACGGTGTGGACGACCTGATCGTGGGCGCGCCCTACACGACGGACCCGCTTCACTGGGAGGGCCGGGCTCAGCTCTTCCTGGGCTCGCCTTCAGGGGTCTCGACGACGCCGGCGTGGAGCGTCAACTCGGGCAACCTGGGCGCCGGGTTCGGTTATTCGGTCGGCGGCGCGGGCGACGTGAACGCGGACGGGTTCGGCGACGTGCTCGTCGGCGCCCATCACTTCGATACGACCGGCGTGGCGCCACAGGAAGGGCAGGGCCGGGCGTTCCTCTTCTTCGGCTCGCCCACCGGGCTCTCGCCGACGGCGCCGTGGTGGATCACCGGACACAGCGTGCAGGCGCACCTGGGTCGCACCGTCGGCTTCGCGGGCGACGTGAACCACGACGGAATAGACGACCTTTACCTTTCCTCCCTTCGCGAAGCGATCACGCAGTTCAGCGAGGGGCGGCTGGAGATCTTCTACGGCCGCGCCGGCGTCGGGCCCTCGACCATCGAGAGCTGGGGCTACTCGCCTGGC
This window contains:
- a CDS encoding FG-GAP repeat protein yields the protein MRRTAALAALLTALAGPASEPAHAARDEAPVARPARPASPDSLGQVPVILHGETLGDRFGDPVVRAGDVNGDGFDDLLIGAWNYSVVGAEAGRVYVYLGGPAGVDSTPDWVKTYPTPGAKFGMSLACVGDLDADGFDDILVGAGRDMASQQGSAHLFRGGPSGPDTTAAWSAIGASTYSWFGTAVAGAGDLNDDGHPDIAIGAPNAPGVLPHPGAVFVYYGTGTGLAPTPTVLQGDLDAGWFGYSVAGAGDVNGDGVDDLIVGAPYTTDPLHWEGRAQLFLGSPSGVSTTPAWSVNSGNLGAGFGYSVGGAGDVNADGFGDVLVGAHHFDTTGVAPQEGQGRAFLFFGSPTGLSPTAPWWITGHSVQAHLGRTVGFAGDVNHDGIDDLYLSSLREAITQFSEGRLEIFYGRAGVGPSTIESWGYSPGERTMALGQSMAANMDLNGDGAVDVAGGSSGPSEGPTATYGYVYLLYGIPGALDAPPPAPADGLALSPPSPNPLVSGGSATARFTLPRAARVRLAMFDAHGREVAAVLDRALEAGTHRVTFRGLDRAGAPLAPGLYFLGLDVEGSRRASRLAIVR